The proteins below are encoded in one region of Silene latifolia isolate original U9 population chromosome 2, ASM4854445v1, whole genome shotgun sequence:
- the LOC141642582 gene encoding uncharacterized protein LOC141642582, producing MAGDDDVCSLKEIPIENELWLTYLNTPGTYLPQTVGAPACELFSVGVCRNSKYFQQHDVFQIYGTITLYDVDGTSYELYCRAFGDSQTLTPEHNLLSLDMSVDCLISTTWSHMVLNLMDKADDAVVVKQCLNFDKLTDINQCNKVELADNSVFVTYAAFRAAVVAILKITLIKTNDSSPVNLSGKIIARCGNTYGHKYPGIVLLNSPSFEAISNVPILLSRDVVVVPAHSFLRIDLHLSQLDPHQQEDITCQADFLAKHLSNDNHDIVTKDFVVRFKVHWRHPYALKDDSRQPFQHHKVVCNVPQRHPFRRESVYSLLDVYGVMIHHDTNSELKICGTMKICDNFTKFILFDRNEMNPVKISRNYETIPIVVQRRCFNMSPDYLYMALMLKDVEGQVLIEGEIFWKESHVKKPMSWYDKRICSVIRGVHGYAEVFYTIFSKAEQAKVRITFYGGYEGVIYCVDGSVVARHSNETYLTEHDKTYYQSVLFRGNSSNVQSGFTLPLSKSVVAVPIGASLTIAVDLYARPLSLGPPQEHLESEVSFNLGSEIPQIIQHEKCSIEVSVEWSDLDKLIYEEIKDAYEEGF from the exons ATGGCTGGGGATGATGATGTGTGCAGCCTCAAAGAAATTCCAATCGAAAATGAGTTATGGTTGACTTATCTGAACACGCCTGGGACCTACCTCCCTCAAACTGTTGGTGCACCTGCTTGTGAGCTATTTTCTGTGGGAGTCTGCCGCAATTCCAAGTATTTTCAGCAGCATGATGTGTTTCAGATTTATGGTACTATTACTCTATATGATGTAGATGGCACTTCGTATGAACTCTATTGTCGAGCCTTTGGTGATTCCCAGACTTTAACTCCCGAACACAATCTCTTATCTCTGGATATGTCTGTCGATTGTCTTATTTCCACTACTTGGTCGCATATGGTTTTGAATCTTATGGATAAAGCTGATGATGCTGTCGTTGTCAAACAATGTCTGAATTTTGATAAACTGACTGATATTAATCAATGCAACAAAGTAGAACTAGCTGATAATTCTGTTTTTGTCACTTATGCTGCCTTCCGTGCTGCGGTTGTGGCTATTCTTAAAATCACGCTTATCAAGACAAATGATAGTTCTCCTGTTAATCTATCTGGAAAAATTATTGCTCGTTGTGGGAACACATATGGTCACAAGTATCCCGGGATAGTGCTTCTTAACAGTCCGTCTTTCGAGGCAATTTCCAACGTTCCTATTCTGCTATCTAGAGATGTGGTGGTTGTGCCTGCACATTCGTTTCTTAGAATTGATCTTCACCTATCTCAACTTGATCCACACCAACAAGAAGATATTACTTGTCAGGCAGACTTCCTTGCCAAACATCTCTCTAACGACAATCATGATATTGTAACTAAAGATTTTGTTGTCCGTTTTAAAGTGCATTGGCGTCACCCATATGCACTCAAGGACGATTCTAGGCAGCCGTTTCAACACCACAAGGTCGTCTGCAATGTTCCACAAAGACACCCCTTTCGTCG GGAGTCGGTTTATTCACTACTGGACGTGTATGGAGTTATGATTCATCACGATACTAATAGTGAGTTAAAAATCTGCGGAACAATGAAAATTTGTGACAATTTCACAAAGTTTATATTATTTGACAGAAATGAGATGAATCCTGTCAAAATTTCTCGAAATTATGAAACCATTCCTATTGTTGTCCAAAGACGTTGTTTCAATATGTCCCCCGACTATTTGTATATGGCACTAATGCTTAAGGATGTTGAAGGTCAGGTATTGATTGAGGGAGAAATTTTTTGGAAGGAGAGCCATGTTAAGAAGCCGATGTCTTGGTATGATAAGCGTATTTGCTCCGTCATTCGTGGTGTGCATGGATATGCAGAGGTGTTTTATACTATATTTTCCAAGGCAGAGCAGGCTAAAGTTAGAATTACATTCTATGGTGGATATGAGGGTGTTATTTATTGTGTTGATGGCAGTGTTGTTGCTAGGCATAGTAATGAGACATACTTGACCGAACATGACAAAACATATTATCAGAGTGTCCTTTTTCGGGGTAATTCTTCAAACGTCCAATCAGGTTTTACTTTACCACTCTCAAAATCTGTTGTTGCTGTGCCAATTGGTGCGTCCTTAACGATTGCCGTTGACTTGTATGCAAGACCGTTGTCTCTTGGACCTCCGCAAGAACATTTGGAATCAGAGGTTTCTTTTAATTTGGGTTCTGAGATTCCGCAGATTATTCAACACGAAAAATGTAGTATTGAAGTGTCTGTAGAATGGAGTGATCTTGATAAATTAATTTACGAGGAAATAAAGGATGCTTATGAGGAGGGTTTCTAA